A single window of Ovis aries strain OAR_USU_Benz2616 breed Rambouillet chromosome 24, ARS-UI_Ramb_v3.0, whole genome shotgun sequence DNA harbors:
- the EMP2 gene encoding epithelial membrane protein 2, whose amino-acid sequence MLVLLAFIIIFHITSAALLFVATIDNAWWVGEEFFADIWRVCVNNTNCTELNDTVQDFSTVQAVQATMILSTILCCIAFLIFVLQLFRLKQGERFVLTSIIQLMACLCVMIAASIYTDRRKDIHERNQELYAQTSGGSFGYSFILAWVAFAFTFISGLMYLILRKRK is encoded by the exons ATGTTGGTGCTTCTGGCCTTCATTATCATCTTCCACATCACGTCCGCGGCCTTGCTCTTTGTCGCCACCATCGACAAT GCCTGGTGGGTAGGAGAGGAGTTTTTTGCAGACATCTGGAGAGTGTGTGTCAACAATACGAACTGTACGGAACTCAATGACACTGTTCAAG ACTTCTCCACGGTGCAGGCGGTCCAGGCCACCATGATCCTGTCCACCATCCTCTGCTGCATTGCCTTTCTGATCTTCGTGCTCCAACTCTTCCGCCTCAAGCAGGGAGAGAGATTTGTTTTAACCTCCATCATCCAGCTCATGGCTT GCCTGTGTGTCATGATCGCAGCTTCCATTTACACAGACCGGCGCAAAGACATTCACGAGAGGAACCAAGAACTGTATGCCCAGACCTCGGGTGGCAGCTTCGGCTACTCCTTCATCCTGGCCTGGGTGGCCTTTGCATTTACCTTCATCAGCGGCCTCATGTATCTGATACTGAGGAAGCGCAAATAG